A genomic stretch from Thauera sp. GDN1 includes:
- a CDS encoding DUF2157 domain-containing protein — protein MSWMPEERALLLRLAESGVLRREQLAGAGARAPLRPTPAEWRSALDHVFALGGALLLAAAVVFFIAYNWEAMHRFARLGLAIGVLVAFCGGALLVRPAGVGWRAALFGACVASGEVLGWWESEFRVVAVAFSLVAGVSAAVYHRVRRDLAILALAVYGGIAVLTAGLVKLLRVESFLGMNLVGLFIIAASAGAGMWLAGLHRQAAVGGAGR, from the coding sequence ATGAGCTGGATGCCTGAAGAACGCGCGCTGCTGCTCCGGCTGGCCGAGTCGGGCGTGCTGCGTCGCGAGCAGCTCGCCGGTGCGGGCGCCCGTGCGCCGCTGCGGCCGACGCCGGCCGAATGGCGGAGCGCGCTCGATCATGTGTTCGCGCTCGGTGGGGCGCTGCTGCTGGCTGCTGCCGTGGTGTTCTTCATCGCCTACAACTGGGAGGCGATGCACCGCTTCGCCCGCCTCGGACTGGCGATCGGGGTGCTGGTGGCGTTCTGCGGCGGTGCGCTCCTCGTCCGTCCGGCCGGCGTGGGCTGGCGCGCTGCGCTGTTCGGTGCCTGTGTGGCGAGCGGTGAGGTGCTCGGCTGGTGGGAGAGCGAGTTCCGTGTCGTGGCGGTGGCATTCTCGCTGGTGGCGGGCGTGTCGGCGGCGGTCTACCACCGCGTGCGGCGCGACCTGGCCATCCTCGCGCTCGCGGTCTACGGCGGCATTGCGGTGCTCACCGCCGGGCTGGTGAAGCTGCTGCGGGTGGAGAGCTTCCTGGGCATGAATCTGGTCGGTCTCTTCATCATCGCCGCATCGGCCGGCGCCGGCATGTGGCTGGCGGGCCTGCATCGCCAGGCGGCCGTTGGCGGAGCGGGACGATGA
- a CDS encoding Mut7-C RNAse domain-containing protein, which yields MPTPPLVPDPASIPDPTPDSTPRPTPEPEHGGGTRADAQPVVATFRFYEELNDFLAPDHRRRAFAAPCARAATVKHMIEALGVPHTEVELVLVNGESVGFERLLHRGDRVSVYPRFETFDVTPLLRVRATPLRVTRFIADAHLGGLARLLRLTGFDTLYDNHCDDAEIVAIAGREGRIVLTRDRELLKRRELTHGCYIHALQPERQAAELFARLDLARSARPFSLCLQCNTPLHPIAKAEIAHRLPPDVRARHERFSTCDRCRRVFWEGSHWKRMHAAVDRLLACGAAGE from the coding sequence ATGCCCACCCCGCCCCTCGTTCCCGACCCCGCTTCCATCCCCGACCCGACGCCCGATTCGACTCCCCGCCCGACTCCCGAGCCCGAACACGGCGGTGGAACCCGGGCCGACGCCCAGCCGGTCGTCGCCACGTTCCGCTTCTACGAGGAACTCAACGACTTCCTCGCGCCGGATCACCGGCGGCGCGCGTTCGCTGCTCCGTGCGCCCGCGCAGCCACCGTCAAGCACATGATCGAGGCCCTCGGCGTGCCGCATACCGAGGTCGAGCTGGTGCTGGTCAATGGCGAATCGGTCGGCTTCGAGCGCCTGCTGCACCGCGGCGACCGGGTGTCTGTCTATCCCCGCTTCGAGACCTTCGACGTCACCCCGCTGCTGCGCGTGCGCGCCACGCCGCTGCGCGTCACCCGCTTCATCGCCGACGCCCACCTCGGCGGACTCGCGCGCCTGCTGCGCCTGACCGGCTTCGACACCCTCTACGACAACCACTGCGACGACGCCGAGATCGTCGCCATCGCCGGGCGCGAGGGCCGCATCGTGCTCACCCGCGACCGCGAGCTGCTCAAGCGCCGCGAACTCACCCACGGCTGCTATATCCATGCGCTGCAGCCCGAGCGCCAGGCGGCGGAGCTGTTCGCGCGCCTCGACCTCGCCCGCAGCGCGAGACCGTTCTCGCTGTGCCTGCAATGCAATACGCCCCTGCATCCGATCGCCAAGGCCGAGATCGCGCACCGCCTGCCGCCCGACGTGCGGGCGCGGCACGAGCGCTTCTCGACCTGCGACCGCTGCCGACGGGTGTTCTGGGAAGGCTCGCACTGGAAGCGGATGCACGCCGCAGTGGACCGTCTGCTGGCCTGCGGCGCGGCGGGCGAATGA
- a CDS encoding ATP-binding protein encodes MAVNAIPVDQRVIDIDSRRFASIEKALVELVTNADDSYTHLEQGGEQVSGAILVRYERHRRGALLTVTDQAEGLSFDKACAILSYGGAHSLLAQGRAGGRGYFGRGLKQAIFGLGYGWLETIREGRLARVELFRGEDGAYLYDDGGHDREATAADRERLGIARDGTRVAIVIDSPQASISQFGALVHALANNIYLRDVLDRRELEVMHLKDGVEVERSGRVRFEEPPAVVLLGPEAPGQFQYEHRSWPFTLTLKRALDAELVARGDERSSGLLVLSGTAVLDCQFFDYENQVGTEYLFGTVRCPALVDRLAAGEAVISDERAGLNPKAPIVAAFYRAVSRMIAPHVQAEQDKLRHLERATTSGRTAHMIEHLLERMNLAAIHDFGIVHPPVPADETVSEAASAEAPLRFTTPFYYRRPDHPFHVRLLVDPRQLDADAVLNVEVTASAGLRIEPPPAPVPVASLGSETAVSWTVTGLAAGERGEIVVRAGAYLAWCELVIAEHASGHAHHPTPHPGRPGRHRPPRDHGEAMFAGYAFRWLGKEADRAVYSPEERLILINTAAPTVQLYVDGRGNFRDSARLLLAELFLDAIADELARYRIARAGRAGDVEAFLAAKREIVCRYGSDIHLSFLGG; translated from the coding sequence ATGGCCGTCAATGCAATCCCCGTCGACCAACGGGTCATCGACATCGACTCGCGGCGCTTCGCCTCGATCGAGAAGGCGCTGGTGGAGCTCGTCACCAACGCCGACGACAGCTACACGCACCTGGAGCAGGGCGGCGAACAGGTGTCCGGCGCCATCCTCGTGCGCTACGAGCGCCACCGGCGCGGCGCGCTGCTGACGGTGACCGACCAGGCCGAAGGCCTGAGCTTCGACAAGGCCTGCGCCATCCTCAGCTACGGCGGTGCCCACAGCCTGCTCGCGCAGGGCCGGGCCGGCGGGCGCGGCTACTTCGGTCGCGGCCTCAAGCAGGCGATCTTCGGCCTCGGCTACGGTTGGCTGGAGACGATCCGTGAAGGTCGGCTGGCGCGCGTCGAGCTTTTCCGCGGCGAGGACGGCGCCTACCTCTACGACGACGGCGGCCATGACCGCGAGGCCACTGCCGCCGACCGCGAGCGTCTCGGCATTGCGCGCGACGGCACCCGGGTGGCGATCGTCATCGACAGCCCGCAGGCCAGCATCTCCCAGTTCGGTGCGCTGGTGCATGCGCTCGCCAACAACATCTATCTGCGCGACGTGCTCGACCGCCGTGAGCTCGAGGTCATGCACCTGAAGGACGGCGTGGAGGTCGAGCGCAGCGGCCGGGTGCGCTTCGAGGAGCCGCCCGCGGTGGTGCTGCTCGGCCCCGAGGCGCCGGGCCAGTTCCAGTACGAGCACAGGAGCTGGCCGTTCACCTTGACGCTGAAGCGCGCGCTGGATGCGGAACTCGTGGCGCGCGGCGACGAGCGCAGCAGCGGCCTGCTGGTGCTGTCGGGCACCGCGGTGCTGGATTGCCAGTTCTTCGACTACGAGAACCAGGTCGGTACCGAGTACCTGTTCGGCACCGTGCGCTGCCCCGCACTGGTCGACAGGCTCGCCGCGGGCGAGGCGGTGATCAGCGACGAGCGCGCCGGACTCAACCCCAAGGCGCCGATCGTCGCCGCCTTCTACCGCGCCGTCAGCCGGATGATCGCGCCCCATGTGCAGGCCGAGCAGGACAAGCTGCGCCACCTCGAGCGCGCCACCACCTCGGGCCGCACCGCGCACATGATCGAGCACCTGCTCGAGCGCATGAACCTGGCCGCGATCCACGACTTCGGCATCGTCCATCCGCCCGTGCCCGCGGATGAAACCGTGAGCGAGGCCGCCTCGGCCGAGGCGCCGCTGCGGTTCACGACGCCGTTCTACTACCGCAGGCCGGATCATCCCTTCCATGTCCGCCTGCTGGTCGATCCGCGGCAGCTCGATGCGGATGCGGTGCTGAACGTCGAGGTCACCGCGAGCGCCGGCCTGCGCATCGAGCCGCCACCCGCGCCGGTCCCGGTCGCCAGTCTCGGCAGTGAGACTGCCGTGAGCTGGACGGTGACCGGCCTGGCAGCGGGCGAGCGCGGCGAAATCGTGGTGCGTGCGGGCGCCTACCTCGCGTGGTGCGAACTCGTCATCGCCGAGCACGCCTCCGGTCACGCCCACCATCCGACGCCACACCCCGGCCGCCCCGGCCGGCACCGTCCGCCCAGGGACCACGGCGAGGCGATGTTCGCCGGCTACGCCTTCCGCTGGCTGGGCAAGGAGGCGGACCGGGCGGTGTACAGCCCCGAGGAGCGCCTGATCCTGATCAACACCGCCGCCCCCACCGTGCAGCTCTACGTCGATGGCCGCGGCAACTTCCGCGACTCGGCGCGCCTGCTGCTGGCGGAGCTGTTCCTCGATGCGATCGCGGACGAGCTGGCGCGCTACCGTATCGCCCGCGCCGGACGGGCCGGGGACGTCGAGGCCTTCCTCGCCGCCAAGCGCGAGATCGTGTGCCGCTACGGCAGCGACATCCACCTGTCGTTCTTGGGGGGCTGA
- a CDS encoding DUF2784 domain-containing protein, producing MIHRLAADAVLLLHLGFILFVLLGGLLALRWRRAPLLHLPAAGWGVYVELSGSLCPLTPLENHLRIAAGEAGYAGGFIEHYLLALIYPAGLTPEIQYMLAAIALGVNALVYAWVWSARRRR from the coding sequence ATGATCCATCGCCTCGCCGCCGATGCCGTGCTGCTGCTGCATCTGGGCTTCATCCTGTTCGTGCTGCTCGGCGGCCTGCTCGCCCTGCGCTGGCGCAGGGCACCGTTGCTGCACCTGCCGGCGGCGGGATGGGGCGTGTATGTCGAGCTCAGCGGCAGCCTGTGCCCCCTGACGCCACTGGAGAACCACCTGCGCATCGCCGCCGGGGAGGCGGGCTACGCCGGCGGCTTCATCGAGCATTACCTGCTGGCGCTGATCTATCCTGCCGGGCTCACGCCGGAGATCCAGTACATGCTCGCCGCCATCGCCCTCGGCGTGAATGCGCTCGTCTACGCCTGGGTGTGGTCGGCGCGCCGGCGGCGGTGA
- the purM gene encoding phosphoribosylformylglycinamidine cyclo-ligase: MSAPNSSNQASLSYRDAGVDIEAGDALVDRIKPFAKRTMRPEVLGGIGGFGALFELSKKYKEPVLVSGTDGVGTKLKLAFQLDKHDTVGQDLVAMSVNDILVQGAEPLFFLDYFACGKLDVDTAADVVKGIAQGCELAGCALIGGETAEMPGMYPAGEYDLAGFAVGAVEKADIIDGSKIVPGDVVLGLASSGAHSNGYSLIRKIIEVAKPDLDADFHGRKLRDVVMEPTRIYVKPLLALMQSQPGVVKGMAHITGGGITENVPRILRDELTARIDAASWTLPPLFQWLQKEGNVDMQEMYRVFNCGIGMAVVVAEGDADAAEAALKAAGETVHRIGRIDARKDGEAQTIVG; the protein is encoded by the coding sequence TTGAGCGCACCCAACTCCTCCAACCAAGCCTCCCTCTCCTACCGCGACGCCGGTGTGGACATCGAAGCCGGCGACGCCCTGGTCGACCGCATCAAGCCCTTCGCCAAGCGCACCATGCGCCCCGAGGTGCTGGGCGGCATCGGCGGCTTCGGCGCACTGTTCGAGCTGTCGAAGAAGTACAAGGAGCCGGTGCTGGTGTCCGGCACCGATGGCGTCGGCACCAAGCTCAAGCTCGCCTTCCAGCTCGACAAGCACGACACCGTCGGCCAGGACCTGGTGGCGATGAGCGTCAACGACATCCTGGTGCAGGGGGCCGAGCCGCTGTTCTTCCTCGACTACTTCGCCTGCGGCAAGCTCGACGTCGACACCGCCGCCGACGTGGTCAAGGGCATCGCCCAGGGCTGCGAGCTGGCCGGTTGTGCGCTGATCGGCGGCGAGACCGCCGAGATGCCGGGCATGTACCCGGCGGGCGAGTACGACCTCGCCGGCTTTGCCGTCGGCGCGGTGGAGAAGGCCGACATCATCGACGGCAGCAAGATCGTGCCGGGCGACGTGGTGCTCGGCCTGGCCTCGAGCGGCGCGCACTCCAACGGCTACTCGCTGATCCGCAAGATCATCGAGGTCGCCAAGCCCGATCTCGACGCCGACTTCCACGGCCGCAAGCTGCGCGACGTGGTCATGGAGCCGACCCGCATCTACGTCAAGCCGCTGCTGGCGCTGATGCAGTCGCAGCCGGGCGTGGTCAAGGGCATGGCCCACATCACCGGCGGCGGGATCACCGAGAACGTGCCGCGCATCCTGCGCGACGAGCTGACCGCCCGCATCGACGCCGCGAGCTGGACCCTGCCGCCGCTGTTCCAGTGGCTGCAGAAGGAAGGCAATGTCGACATGCAGGAGATGTACCGCGTGTTCAACTGCGGCATCGGCATGGCGGTGGTGGTGGCTGAGGGCGACGCCGACGCGGCCGAAGCGGCGCTGAAGGCGGCGGGCGAGACCGTGCATCGGATCGGCCGCATCGACGCGCGCAAGGACGGCGAGGCGCAGACCATCGTCGGCTGA
- a CDS encoding AI-2E family transporter: MNAPRADRLQTFAWTAAGLAIVGLFWLLGPILTPFVIAAVFAYICDPAVNWMVARRVPRAIAVLLVIVALGLVLVALALILVPMVYREGVLLVRRLPDLVEMFNAQVSPLLLTRLGIDLQLDAAQFRQFVADNWTNAQDIVPIVLGHLKAGGMALLGFVANLFLIPLVMFYLLQEWPRILDALEHIVPRPWLARTMRILNDIDSVMSEFLRGQLSVMMLLAVFYSVGLWFAGLNFWLPVGVLTGLLVFIPYVGFGGGLILAILAALLQGQGWPPLAGVAIVYGLGQLVESFLLTPYLVGERIGLHPLAVIFALMAFGQLFGFVGVLVALPVSAALLVGLREVLGAWLASPVYLGKDRPAVDEGPGPR, translated from the coding sequence ATGAACGCTCCCCGCGCCGATCGCCTGCAAACCTTCGCCTGGACCGCGGCCGGCCTGGCGATCGTCGGCCTGTTCTGGCTGCTCGGCCCGATCCTCACCCCCTTCGTGATCGCCGCGGTGTTCGCCTACATCTGCGATCCGGCGGTCAACTGGATGGTGGCACGGCGCGTGCCGCGCGCGATCGCGGTGCTGCTGGTGATCGTCGCGCTCGGCCTGGTGCTGGTGGCGCTGGCGCTGATCCTGGTGCCGATGGTCTATCGCGAGGGCGTGCTGCTGGTGCGGCGGCTGCCCGACCTGGTCGAAATGTTCAACGCGCAGGTTTCGCCGCTGCTGCTGACGCGGCTGGGCATCGACCTGCAGCTCGACGCCGCGCAGTTCCGCCAGTTCGTCGCCGACAACTGGACCAACGCGCAGGACATCGTGCCGATCGTGCTCGGCCACTTGAAGGCCGGCGGCATGGCCCTGCTCGGCTTCGTCGCCAACCTGTTCCTGATCCCGCTGGTGATGTTCTACCTGCTGCAGGAATGGCCGCGCATCCTCGACGCGCTCGAACACATCGTGCCCCGCCCCTGGCTGGCGCGCACGATGCGCATCCTCAACGACATCGACTCGGTGATGTCCGAGTTCCTGCGCGGACAGCTGTCGGTGATGATGCTGCTCGCGGTCTTCTACAGCGTCGGGCTGTGGTTCGCCGGGCTCAATTTCTGGCTGCCGGTGGGCGTGCTCACCGGCCTGCTGGTCTTCATCCCCTACGTCGGCTTCGGCGGCGGCCTGATCCTCGCCATCCTGGCGGCCCTGCTGCAAGGCCAGGGCTGGCCGCCACTGGCGGGCGTGGCGATCGTCTATGGGCTCGGGCAGCTGGTGGAGAGCTTCCTCCTCACCCCCTACCTGGTGGGCGAACGCATCGGCCTGCATCCGCTCGCGGTGATCTTCGCGCTGATGGCCTTCGGCCAGCTGTTCGGTTTCGTCGGCGTGCTCGTCGCCCTGCCGGTGAGCGCGGCGCTGCTGGTCGGCCTGCGCGAAGTGCTGGGCGCCTGGCTCGCCAGCCCGGTCTATCTGGGGAAGGATCGCCCGGCCGTCGACGAGGGCCCGGGGCCACGATGA
- the hda gene encoding DnaA regulatory inactivator Hda yields MKQLVLDIRPDAPPTLENFVAGTNAELVATVSLLADPATAAQLPARHIYLWGGAGSGRSHLLRATAAMAREAGRPVHLLAAADIDDSLPETADALLAIDDVDQLAPEAQIALFNAFNRARGNGQSLLLSGPAAPLALRLREDLRTRIGQSLIYEVQPLDDASRAAILTTLAERRGLRLADEVVDFLLRHGRRELSSLRGVLDALDAASLERKRPITLPLLREMMQQGLEI; encoded by the coding sequence ATGAAGCAGCTCGTCCTCGACATCCGCCCCGACGCCCCGCCCACGCTGGAGAACTTCGTCGCCGGCACCAACGCCGAACTGGTGGCGACGGTGTCGCTGCTGGCCGACCCGGCGACCGCGGCGCAACTGCCGGCGCGTCACATCTACCTGTGGGGCGGCGCCGGCAGCGGCCGCAGCCACCTGCTGCGCGCGACCGCCGCGATGGCGCGCGAGGCCGGCCGGCCGGTGCATCTGCTCGCCGCCGCCGACATCGACGACAGCCTGCCCGAGACCGCCGACGCCCTGCTCGCGATCGACGATGTCGACCAGCTCGCGCCCGAAGCGCAGATCGCGCTCTTCAACGCCTTCAATCGCGCCCGCGGCAACGGCCAGTCGCTGCTGCTGTCCGGCCCGGCCGCGCCGCTGGCGCTGCGCCTGCGCGAGGACCTGCGCACCCGCATCGGCCAGAGCCTGATCTACGAGGTGCAGCCGCTGGACGACGCCTCGCGCGCGGCCATCCTCACCACGCTCGCCGAACGCCGCGGCCTGCGCCTGGCCGACGAGGTCGTCGACTTCCTGCTGCGCCACGGCCGTCGCGAGCTGTCCAGCCTGCGCGGCGTGCTCGACGCGCTCGACGCCGCCTCGCTGGAGCGCAAGCGCCCCATCACCCTGCCCCTGCTGCGCGAGATGATGCAGCAGGGCCTGGAAATCTGA
- a CDS encoding HAD-IB family hydrolase, translating into MNLVLFDLDNTLLAGDSDFAWAQFLIGKGVLDREVQESKNVQFYEQYKAGTLDIFEFLDFQLAPLARHPRAELDAWHREFMELSVRPMITAKSRTLVREHLDSGALVAVVTATNAFVTGPIVREFGIPHLVATVPAQEGGAFTGKPRGMPAFKAGKIERVDNWLESLGLHLGGFERSWFYSDSHNDLPLMGRVTDPVAVDPDDTLRAHAQGKGWPVISLR; encoded by the coding sequence GTGAATCTCGTCCTCTTCGACCTCGACAACACCCTCCTCGCCGGCGACTCCGACTTCGCCTGGGCGCAGTTCCTGATCGGCAAGGGCGTGCTCGACCGCGAAGTGCAGGAGTCCAAGAACGTCCAGTTCTACGAGCAGTACAAGGCCGGCACCCTCGACATCTTCGAGTTCCTCGACTTCCAGCTCGCCCCGCTCGCCCGCCACCCGCGCGCCGAGCTCGACGCCTGGCACCGCGAGTTCATGGAGCTGTCGGTGCGGCCGATGATCACCGCCAAGTCGCGCACGCTGGTGCGGGAGCACCTCGACAGCGGCGCGCTGGTCGCGGTGGTGACGGCGACCAACGCCTTCGTCACCGGCCCGATCGTGCGCGAGTTCGGCATCCCCCACCTGGTCGCCACCGTCCCGGCGCAGGAAGGCGGCGCCTTCACCGGCAAGCCGCGCGGCATGCCGGCGTTCAAGGCGGGCAAGATCGAGCGCGTCGACAACTGGCTGGAGTCGCTCGGCCTGCACCTGGGCGGCTTCGAGCGCAGCTGGTTCTACAGCGATTCGCACAACGACCTGCCGCTGATGGGCCGCGTCACCGACCCGGTCGCGGTCGACCCGGACGACACCCTGCGCGCCCACGCCCAGGGCAAGGGCTGGCCGGTGATCTCGCTGCGCTGA
- the pcnB gene encoding polynucleotide adenylyltransferase PcnB produces the protein MIRKLLRKVFKRPATPARHEPALIPVERHGIRREQLSPAARKVCAVLQEKGFKAFVVGGAVRDLLIGQPPKDYDVATSATPEEVRAAFRRSRIIGRRFKIVHVMSGPETIEVSTFRASQDAESADTDEHGRVLRDNVFGNQQEDATRRDFTVNALYYDPGTETIVDYHHGVADIQQKTLRMIGDPRTRYREDPVRMLRAVRLAAKLGLAIDPAARQPIREMGPLLENVPAARLFDEMLKLLFSGHSLKCLQQLRGEGLHHGLLPLLDVILEQPMGERFVTLALENTDERVRQDKSVSPGFLFSTLLWHEVLKTWEQKKAAGEHSQPALFEAMDEVLDAQAGKLAITRRIAGDIKDIWALQPRFDKRTGKTPYRLIEQPRYRAGWDFLRLRAQAGEIPMEIVDWWDRFAHAGHDEREALIRQAPAEAAPAAKKRRRRKRKPAGAAGEVATDAPATFADDARDTPPPTP, from the coding sequence ATGATCCGCAAGCTGCTGCGCAAGGTCTTCAAGCGCCCGGCCACCCCCGCACGCCACGAACCCGCCCTCATCCCCGTCGAACGCCACGGCATCCGCCGCGAGCAGCTGTCGCCGGCCGCGCGCAAGGTGTGCGCGGTGCTGCAGGAGAAGGGCTTCAAGGCCTTCGTCGTCGGCGGCGCGGTGCGCGACCTGCTGATCGGCCAGCCGCCCAAGGACTACGACGTCGCCACCAGCGCCACGCCCGAGGAAGTGCGCGCCGCCTTCCGGCGCTCGCGCATCATCGGCCGCCGCTTCAAGATCGTGCACGTGATGAGCGGGCCGGAGACGATCGAGGTCTCCACCTTCCGCGCCAGCCAGGACGCCGAGAGCGCCGACACCGACGAGCACGGCCGCGTGCTGCGCGACAACGTCTTCGGCAACCAGCAGGAAGACGCCACCCGGCGCGACTTCACCGTCAACGCGCTGTACTACGACCCCGGCACCGAGACCATCGTCGACTACCACCACGGCGTCGCCGACATCCAGCAGAAGACGCTGCGCATGATCGGCGATCCGCGCACGCGCTACCGCGAGGACCCGGTGCGCATGCTGCGCGCGGTGCGCCTGGCCGCCAAGCTGGGGTTGGCCATCGACCCGGCGGCGCGTCAGCCGATCCGCGAGATGGGCCCGCTGCTCGAGAACGTGCCGGCGGCGCGCCTGTTCGACGAGATGCTCAAGCTGCTGTTCTCCGGGCACTCGCTGAAGTGCCTGCAGCAGCTGCGCGGCGAAGGCCTGCACCACGGCCTGCTGCCGCTGCTCGACGTCATCCTCGAGCAGCCGATGGGCGAGCGCTTCGTCACCCTGGCACTGGAGAACACCGACGAGCGCGTGCGCCAGGACAAGTCGGTGTCGCCCGGCTTCCTGTTCTCGACCCTGCTGTGGCACGAGGTGCTGAAGACCTGGGAGCAGAAGAAGGCGGCCGGCGAGCACAGCCAGCCCGCGCTGTTCGAGGCCATGGACGAGGTGCTCGATGCGCAGGCCGGCAAGCTCGCGATCACCCGCCGCATCGCCGGCGACATCAAGGACATCTGGGCCCTGCAGCCGCGCTTCGACAAGCGCACCGGCAAGACCCCCTACCGCCTCATCGAGCAACCGCGCTACCGCGCCGGCTGGGACTTCCTGCGCCTGCGCGCGCAGGCCGGCGAGATCCCGATGGAGATCGTCGACTGGTGGGACCGCTTCGCGCACGCCGGCCACGATGAACGCGAGGCCCTGATCCGCCAGGCGCCTGCCGAGGCCGCACCGGCCGCCAAGAAGCGCCGCCGGCGCAAGCGCAAGCCCGCCGGCGCAGCGGGCGAGGTGGCCACGGACGCGCCCGCCACTTTCGCAGACGACGCCCGAGACACGCCGCCTCCCACCCCATGA
- the folK gene encoding 2-amino-4-hydroxy-6-hydroxymethyldihydropteridine diphosphokinase gives MTAPQPGAIRAFVAFGANLGDPAEAFVLAQERLDALPGTRVVAQSALYRSAPIGVEGQPDYINAVIALDTTMAPRALLDMLLAIEHEGGRTRAFHMAPRTMDLDLLLYGEHVIDEPGLQVPHPRMHLRAFTLLPLAEIAPDTQIPGIGKVAELLPTVADQAIERIAPATSAGRRD, from the coding sequence ATGACCGCTCCCCAGCCCGGTGCCATACGCGCCTTCGTCGCCTTCGGCGCCAACCTCGGCGACCCGGCCGAAGCCTTCGTGCTGGCGCAGGAACGTCTCGACGCCCTGCCCGGCACCCGTGTCGTGGCGCAGTCCGCGCTCTACCGCAGCGCGCCGATCGGCGTCGAAGGACAGCCCGACTACATCAACGCCGTGATCGCGCTCGACACCACGATGGCCCCGCGCGCCCTGCTCGACATGCTGCTCGCGATCGAGCACGAGGGCGGGCGCACGCGCGCCTTCCACATGGCGCCACGCACCATGGATCTCGACCTGCTGCTGTACGGCGAGCACGTCATCGACGAACCCGGCCTCCAGGTACCGCATCCGCGCATGCACCTGCGCGCCTTCACGCTGCTGCCGCTGGCCGAGATCGCGCCGGACACGCAGATCCCGGGGATCGGCAAGGTCGCCGAGCTGCTGCCGACGGTCGCCGACCAGGCCATCGAGCGCATCGCGCCCGCCACCTCGGCCGGTCGCCGCGACTGA
- a CDS encoding DMT family protein: protein MPAWLQSATSTLGASPVWVQTALLLTASNVFMTFAWYGHLKNMQGKAWYMAALVSWGIALFEYLLQVPANRIGATALSLAQLKIMQEVITLLVFVPFVVLYMKQPIKLDYLWAALCMLGAVYFIFRS from the coding sequence ATGCCCGCCTGGCTCCAGTCCGCCACCAGCACGCTCGGCGCCAGCCCGGTCTGGGTGCAGACCGCACTGCTGCTCACCGCGTCGAACGTGTTCATGACCTTCGCGTGGTACGGCCACCTCAAGAACATGCAGGGCAAGGCCTGGTACATGGCCGCGCTGGTGAGCTGGGGCATCGCCCTGTTCGAATACCTGCTGCAGGTGCCGGCGAACCGGATCGGCGCGACGGCACTGAGCCTCGCCCAGCTCAAGATCATGCAGGAGGTGATCACCCTGCTGGTGTTCGTGCCCTTCGTCGTGCTGTACATGAAGCAGCCGATCAAGCTTGACTATCTGTGGGCCGCCTTGTGTATGCTCGGTGCGGTCTATTTCATCTTCCGCAGCTAG
- a CDS encoding deoxynucleoside kinase, producing the protein MLDKAHYIVVEGPIGAGKTSLARRLAERLQADTLFEQAEFNPFLTRFYHQPERWAMATQISFLFQRIDQLAGLGTIGEGRRVVSDFLLDKDRLFAEQNLSEDELALYRRIHDNVHPAGLPRPDLVIYLQARPDTLMERIRKRGLEAERHITESYLHQVAERYTRYFYQYDAAPLFIVDAGQLNPVDRDEDFELLLERLREMRSYREFFGYAG; encoded by the coding sequence ATGCTGGACAAGGCGCACTACATCGTCGTGGAGGGCCCGATCGGCGCAGGCAAGACCTCGCTCGCCAGACGCCTGGCCGAACGCCTGCAGGCCGACACGCTGTTCGAGCAGGCCGAATTCAATCCCTTCCTGACCCGCTTCTACCACCAGCCCGAACGCTGGGCGATGGCGACCCAGATCTCCTTCCTGTTCCAGCGCATCGACCAGCTCGCGGGGCTGGGCACGATCGGCGAGGGCCGCCGGGTGGTGTCCGATTTCCTGCTCGACAAGGACCGCCTGTTCGCCGAGCAGAACCTCTCCGAGGACGAGCTCGCGCTCTACCGCCGCATCCACGACAACGTGCATCCGGCCGGCCTGCCGCGGCCCGACCTGGTGATCTACCTGCAGGCCAGGCCCGACACGCTGATGGAGCGCATCCGCAAGCGCGGCCTCGAGGCCGAGCGCCACATCACCGAGTCCTACCTGCACCAGGTCGCCGAGCGCTACACGCGCTACTTCTACCAGTACGACGCCGCGCCGCTCTTCATCGTCGATGCCGGGCAGCTCAATCCGGTCGACCGCGACGAGGATTTCGAGCTGCTGCTCGAGCGCCTGCGCGAGATGCGCAGCTATCGCGAATTCTTCGGTTATGCAGGGTAA